One segment of Bacillus alkalisoli DNA contains the following:
- a CDS encoding HPr family phosphocarrier protein — protein MVSKQITITLNEDLFPNVANFFVQQANKFQSDIKVVRHTATIDAKSIMGLLSLGISNGHVITIKAEGLDEKEAVEVLSSLLKNEISLS, from the coding sequence ATGGTATCTAAACAAATTACTATCACTTTGAATGAAGATTTGTTTCCAAACGTTGCTAATTTTTTTGTACAACAAGCTAATAAGTTTCAATCAGACATAAAAGTCGTCAGGCATACTGCTACGATAGATGCAAAAAGTATTATGGGTTTGCTTTCCCTAGGTATTTCAAACGGTCATGTAATAACGATAAAAGCAGAAGGATTAGATGAAAAAGAAGCGGTAGAAGTTCTTTCATCTTTATTGAAAAATGAAATAAGTTTAAGTTAA
- a CDS encoding TlpA family protein disulfide reductase, translating to MKLREEMPELNGATEWINDEVTKDELLGKATLIHFWSVSCYMCKEAMPEINELRDDYDDELNVVAVHMPRSEDDLNIEVIRSMALGHDITQPIFVDSEHKLTDAFENKYVPAYYVFDEEGKLRHFQAGGTGMQMLKKRLNRVLGKEEK from the coding sequence ATGAAATTAAGAGAAGAAATGCCAGAATTAAATGGTGCTACAGAATGGATAAATGATGAGGTGACAAAGGACGAGCTATTGGGGAAAGCTACATTAATTCATTTTTGGTCGGTAAGCTGTTATATGTGTAAAGAAGCTATGCCAGAAATCAATGAACTACGTGATGACTATGACGATGAATTAAATGTGGTTGCTGTTCACATGCCAAGATCAGAAGATGATTTAAACATTGAAGTAATTCGTTCAATGGCTTTAGGACACGATATTACACAACCAATCTTTGTTGATAGTGAACATAAATTAACAGATGCTTTTGAAAATAAATACGTTCCAGCTTATTATGTATTTGATGAAGAAGGAAAACTTCGTCACTTCCAAGCTGGTGGAACAGGAATGCAAATGCTAAAGAAACGCTTAAACAGAGTATTAGGCAAAGAAGAAAAATAA